A stretch of the Gymnogyps californianus isolate 813 chromosome 15, ASM1813914v2, whole genome shotgun sequence genome encodes the following:
- the RAI1 gene encoding LOW QUALITY PROTEIN: retinoic acid-induced protein 1 (The sequence of the model RefSeq protein was modified relative to this genomic sequence to represent the inferred CDS: inserted 3 bases in 3 codons), whose protein sequence is MQSFRERCGFHGNQQSYQPTSQDTSRLENYRHQSQAGPNCERQRLVAKEYYSQQQLPYSGYENSAVEKYHRGNKQLAGQQLQGRPAFSNYAVQENSPYPARYXGDESLQAWGGQPQALPGGVAKYEDSLMKKTAALAGGRPYHEPAATSLPFRTHFQQQQQQQQQQQQQQQQQQQQQPPALPYPKLQRQKLPNDVSSPMPFSQSPHFGQHSQSFPASSTYSSVPXGSQPAHSYKSCTAPSGQPPLERPLGSAASLAPGPRVPNLHGYQPNRIGYEQPPQPPPQPPQPPQPPQPPQPPQPPQPLQGRHHTPETLHYQNLAKYQHYNQPGQTYCQGDAPPVRTPEQYYQTFSPSASHSPARSVGRSPSYSSTPSPLMPNLENFQYSQQPLSAGAFPAGIADHSHFMPLLNPSPTDGTSPDAQSGNCKNLQKEKLPENLLSDLSLQSLTALTSQVENISNTVQQLLLSKAAVPQKKGIKTPARTPEQLKGQHCSPESSTYSAEQVGTPLSDPLSTPQSVHTETQDADYLSGSEDQLERSFLYCNQNRSPARVNSNSKAKPESVSTCSVTSPDDMSTKSDDSFQSIHASLPLETFTKYVTNERDCPRLLLSALSQEELASEIIVLQDAISEKADKAWANSPMLSKEATKSPFQLENHRPCLDSMVKGAWPSQGDSSTLTEPLKLDKASGASAGKDFGEEVYEGPQVEFAAAETKDALKDTAPLAFNSKPSIPAATSSAGAAGYSCYSNTTANSVGSENAMEHFEWPEESLGEACLRWKELQATDLPKGLFPTKLVGSCKEKKNACGLDLCDGEQPAKSEPARDFGQQAMEEEEEEETLTYDEAAKADSERWLQDTRHCCSAGDFSEIPIISSPELKESDLEVEEYSSLCELAGSEQKSVTYDASPPKPPEMPAVLSSSEVPVSAEETVSTVEKESSAPTARLSGQSVILLGPAVGTETKVKSWFKSSLPHIQPEEESGGGETSHPEAANAESAPSVTVKQQLTPETALGKTEPISRGKSLRNKRVHCRLPEGDGPGSTVPSPFDDLPAAGGIASACLGPDGQVEIPSKNAHSQTPRFPAEGLPARMCTRSFTALAEPRAPAPLEGLKAPMHQEKLGKKPACGVKQRVAFKARKRSSRPAPKVVQNTSDATLLVPGLVAAEEVAGPTPPEGDTVEAGERDQRSMILRSRTKTQEVFYTKRRRGKRAADVRLKNCKAPKKLISNNHLPPAFKLVAPGSPHKEGKVGARMKLPKAGPGVGGKMSERPLHSLKRKSTFISPIPAKKRNLVLRSNSGGVKEEKPEAPPSLFKKMPVAKKVKAKLPPKSSGEAIPKPPXPKEAPDVCIKITSRAAFQEATKTKVLPPRKGRGLKLEAIVQKITSPNLKKFACKPAATAAAATAAAYGTSLSPAGAERERAVKHSGMAPAAVDARLPKLAAAQKVPAVPVAEQLCRNPNGRALKGKLGGGKKLSADGCQGEACVPAPGAQPSSTMAAKSLGLLPKKRNRKGKAAALGMAKVPLGPALPPLPRERAAGPGGGEEVPREGKKPKSEEKEVGGSDGPPEGRPTAGLPRGPKPRANHSNYNGYSKRQRKRLAHGKAKAVPARCKSRGKRRRQAQQAPLLHPAEPEIRLKYISCKRLRADSRAPPFAPYVRVERRGEFTTTCTVINSPGEEARLQRGPAGPAPRPRAALPASSTMHMGPVVSKALSAACLVCCLCRNPANYKDLGDLCGPYYPEDCLPKKKSRLKEKARAEGPGEDAIPPAAAERAPRGTEGGCGAGGGKAARPEGAAEAAKQSVLRSSPRGMFRRLQSCYCCDERTEGEEAAEKPRRHECHKAESPPQEPAGDTQEHWLHEACAVWTAGVFLVAGKLYGLQEAVKAAADLKCSSCQQAGATVGCCQKGCPHTYHYACAVDTGCLLTEESFSLKCPKHKRQPV, encoded by the exons ATGCAGTCCTTTCGAGAAAGGTGTGGTTTCCATGGCAACCAGCAGAGCTACCAGCCGACTTCACAAGATACATCACGCCTGGAGAATTACAGGCATCAAAGTCAGGCAGGGCCGAACTGCGAGCGGCAGAGGCTGGTGGCGAAGGAGTACTACAGTCAGCAGCAACTGCCGTACTCGGGCTACGAGAACAGCGCCGTGGAGAAATACCACCGGGGAAACAAGCAATTAGCCGGGCAGCAGCTGCAAGGCAGGCCGGCCTTTTCCAATTACGCCGTGCAGGAGAACAGCCCCTACCCGGCCCGTT TCGGGGACGAGAGCCTGCAGGCGTGGGGCGGCCAGCCGCAGGCGCTGCCCGGCGGCGTGGCCAAGTATGAGGACAGCCTGATGAAGAAGACGGCGGCGTTGGCGGGTGGGCGGCCGTACCACGAGCCGGCGGCCACCTCGCTGCCCTTCCGGACTcactttcagcagcagcagcagcagcagcagcagcagcagcagcagcaacagcagcagcagcagcagcagccgcccgCGCTCCCCTACCCCAAGCTGCAGCGGCAGAAGCTGCCGAACGACGTCTCCTCGCCCATGCCCTTCTCACAGAGCCCCCACTTCGGGCAGCACTCGCAGTCCTTCCCCGCCTCCTCCACTTACTCCTCGGTGC GGGGCAGCCAGCCGGCACACTCCTACAAGAGCTGCACGGCGCCCTCGGGGCAGCCGCCGCTGGAGCGGCCCCTGGGCAGCGCCGCCAGCCTGGCCCCCGGCCCTCGCGTGCCCAACCTGCACGGCTATCAGCCCAACCGCATCGGCTACGAGCAGCCCCCGCAGCCACCGCCGCAGCCCCCGCAGCCGCCGCAGCCCCCACagccgccgcagcccccgcaGCCGCCGCAGCCCTTGCAGGGGCGGCATCACACCCCGGAGAccctccactaccaaaacctggCCAAGTACCAACATTACAACCAGCCAGGCCAAACCTACTGCCAGGGCGACGCACCACCAGTCCGGACGCCGGAGCAGTACTACCAGACGTTCAGCCCCAGCGCCAGCCACTCGCCAGCTCGCTCCGTCGGCAGGTCCCCGTCCTACAGCTCCACTCCCTCCCCGCTGATGCCCAACCTGGAGAACTTCCAGTACAGCCAGCAGCCGCTGAGCGCCGGCGCCTTCCCGGCCGGCATCGCCGACCACAGCCATTTCATGCCGCTGCTGAACCCTTCTCCCACTGATGGGACGAGCCCCGACGCTCAATCTGGGAACTGCAAAAACTTGCAGAAGGAGAAGCTGCCCGAAAACCTGCTGTCGGACCTGAGCCTGCAGAGCCTGACGGCGCTCACCTCCCAGGTGGAGAACATCTCCAACACcgtccagcagctgctgctctccaaagCGGCCGTGCCCCAGAAAAAGGGCATCAAGACCCCGGCAAGGACCCCCGAGCAGCTCAAggggcagcactgcagccctGAGAGCAGCACCTACTCAGCAGAGCAGGTGGGGACCCCCCTGTCCGACCCGCTGAGCACCCCCCAGTCCGTCCACACCGAGACGCAGGACGCCGACTATCTCAGCGGGTCGGAGGACCAGCTGGAGAGGAGTTTCCTCTATTGCAACCAGAACCGCAGCCCTGCCCGCGTCAACAGCAACTCCAAGGCAAAGCCCGAGTCGGTGTCCACCTGCTCCGTGACCTCCCCGGACGACATGTCCACCAAATCGGATGACTCCTTCCAGAGCATCCACGCCAGCCTGCCCCTGGAGACCTTCACCAAGTATGTGACCAATGAACGGGACTGTCCCCGGCTGCTCCTCAGCGCCCTGtcccaggaggagctggcttCCGAGATCATCGTCCTGCAGGACGCCATCAGCGAGAAGGCAGACAAAGCCTGGGCCAACTCGCCCATGCTGAGCAAGGAGGCCACCAAGTCCCCCTTCCAGCTGGAGAACCACCGTCCCTGCCTGGACTCCATGGTGAAGGGCGCCTGGCCCAGCCAGGGTGACTCCAGCACGCTCACCGAGCCCCTCAAGCTGGACAAGGCTTCGGGGGCCAGTGCAGGGAAAGACTTCGGCGAGGAGGTGTATGAGGGTCCCCAGGTGGAGTTCGCGGCCGCCGAGACCAAGGACGCGCTGAAGGACACTGCCCCGCTGGCCTTCAACTCCAAGCCCAGCATCCCTGCGGCGACATCGAGCGCGGGAGCTGCCGGCTACAGCTGCTACTCGAACACCACCGCCAATTCGGTGGGGTCCGAGAACGCCATGGAGCACTTCGAGTGGCCGGAGGAGAGCCTGGGCGAGGCGTGCCTGCGGTGGAAGGAGCTGCAAGCCACCGACCTCCCCAAGGGCTTGTTCCCCACCAAATTGGTGGGCtcctgcaaggagaaaaaaaatgcctgtggCTTGGATCTGTGCGACGGCGAGCAGCCGGCCAAGAGTGAGCCGGCCCGGGACTTCGGCCAGCAGGcgatggaggaggaggaggaggaggagacgcTGACCTACGACGAAGCGGCAAAGGCAGACAGCGAGAGGTGGCTGCAGGACACCCGGCACTGCTGCTCGGCCGGGGACTTTAGTGAGATCCCCATCATCTCCTCGCCGGAGCTGAAGGAGTCGGACCTGGAGGTGGAGGAGTACTCCTCGCTCTGCGAGCTGGCCGGCTCAGAGCAGAAGTCGGTGACGTACGACGCCTCACCTCCCAAGCCTCCAGAGATGCCCGCCGTGCTCTCCTCCAGCGAGGTGCCCGTGTCCGCCGAAGAGACCGTCAGCACGGTGGAGAaggagagctcagctcccacCGCACGCCTCTCCGGCCAGTCCGTCATCCTGCTGGGCCCCGCCGTGGGCACGGAGACCAAAGTGAAGAGCTGGTTCAagtcctccctgccccacatCCAGCCTGAGGAGGAGAGCGGCGGAGGGGAGACGTCCCACCCAGAGGCAGCCAATGCTGAATCCGCCCCATCGGTCACGGTGAAGCAGCAACTCACCCCCGAAACCGCGCTGGGGAAGACGGAGCCCATCTCGCGGGGCAAGAGCCTCCGCAACAAGAGGGTCCACTGCCGGCTGCCAGAGGGGGACGGCCCCGGCAGCACCGTGCCGAGCCCCTTCGATGACCTGCCGGCAGCTGGCGGCATAGCCAGCGCCTGCCTCGGGCCAGACGGCCAGGTGGAGATACCAAGCAAGAACGCTCACAGCCAAACACCCCGGTTTCCAGCCGAGGGTCTGCCAGCGCGTATGTGCACCCGCTCCTTCACCGCCCTCGCTgagccccgcgccccggccccgctggaGGGGCTGAAGGCCCCCATGCACCAAGAGAAGTTGGGGAAGAAGCCCGCCTGCGGCGTGAAGCAGCGGGTGGCTTTCAAAGCCAGGAAGCGCAGCAGCCGGCCGGCCCCCAAGGTGGTCCAAAACACCAGCGACGCCACCCTCCTGGTGCCCGGCTTGGTGGCGGCGGAGGAGGTGGCGGGACCGACGCCACCGGAGGGGGACACGGTGGAGGCGGGGGAGAGGGACCAGCGGTCAATGATCCTGCGCTCCCGGACGAAGACGCAGGAGGTTTTCTACACCAAGAGGCGGCGGGGCAAGCGGGCGGCCGACGTCCGGCTGAAGAACTGCAAGGCGCCCAAGAAGCTCATCTCCAACAACCACCTCCCGCCCGCCTTCAAGCTGGTGGCCCCCGGCAGCCCCCACAAGGAGGGCAAGGTGGGCGCGCGGATGAAGCTGCCCAAAGCAGGGCCAGGCGTGGGGGGCAAGATGTCCGAGCGGCCCCTGCACTCACTGAAGAGGAAGTCCACCTTCATCTCCCCCATCCCCGCCAAGAAGAGGAACCTGGTCCTGCGGAGCAACAGCGGCGGCGTGAAGGAGGAGAAGCCGGAGGCCCCCCCCAGCCTCTTCAAGAAGATGCCCGTGGCCAAGAAGGTGAAAGCCAAGCTACCCCCGAAGAGCTCCGGTGAAGCCATCCCAAAGCCCC CACCAAAGGAGGCCCCCGACGTCTGCATCAAGATCACCTCCCGGGCGGCCTTCCAGGAGGCCACCAAGACCAAAGTGCTGCCTCCCCGCAAGGGCCGCGGCCTCAAGCTGGAGGCCATCGTCCAGAAGATCACCTCGCCCAACCTGAAGAAGTTCGCCTGCAAGCCGGCGGCCACGGCGGCAGCGGCCACGGCAGCAGCCTACGGCACCTCCCTGAGCCCAGCAGGGGCGGAGAGGGAGCGGGCGGTGAAGCACAGTGGGATGGCCCCGGCGGCAGTCGATGCACGGCTGCCCAAGCTGGCGGCGGCGCAGAAGGTGCCTGCCGTGCCGGTGGCCGAGCAGCTCTGCCGAAACCCCAACGGCCGAGCACTGAAGGGGAAGCTGGGCGGCGGGAAGAAGCTCTCTGCCGACGGCTGCCAGGGCGAGGCCTGTGTGCCAGCCCCAGGggcccagcccagctccaccATGGCGGCCAAGAGCCTGGGGCTCCTGCCCAAGAAGAGGAACCGCAAGGGCAAAGCGGCGGCGCTGGGCATGGCCAAGGTGCCCCTGggccccgcgctgccgccgTTGCCCCGGGAGCGTGCGGCcggcccgggcggcggggaggaggtgCCACGGGAGGGCAAGAAACCAAAGAGCgaggagaaggaggtggggggcaGTGATGGTCCCCCCGAGGGACGCCCCACTGCCGGGCTGCCGCGGGGGCCGAAGCCGCGGGCCAACCACTCCAACTACAACGGCTACTCCAAGCGGCAGCGGAAGCGTCTGGCCCACGGCAAGGCCAAGGCGGTGCCGGCGCGGTGCAAGAGCCGTGGCAagcggcggcggcaggcgcAGCAGGCCCCACTGCTGCACCCCGCCGAGCCCGAGATCCGGCTGAAGTACATCTCCTGCAAGCGGCTGCGGGCGGACAGCCGGGCCCCCCCCTTCGCTCCCTACGTCCGCGTGGAACGGCGCGGTGAGTTCACCACCACCTGCACCGTCATCAACTCGCCCGGTGAGGAGGCCCGGCTGCAACGGGGACCAGCTGGGCCGGCACCGCGACCacgggcagccctgcccgcctCCTCCACCATGCACATGGGGCCGGTGGTGTCGAAGGCACTGAGCGCCGCCTGCCTGGTCTGCTGCCTGTGCCGCAACCCTGCCAACTACAAGGACCTGGGGGACCTCTGCGGGCCCTACTACCCCGAGGACTGTCTGCCCAAGAAGAAGTCGCGGCTGAAGGAGAAGGCGCGGGCAGAGGGGCCAGGCGAGGACGCCATCCCGCCCGCTGCAGCCGAGCGGGCGCCCCGAGGGACGGAGGGCGGCTGCGGTGCCGGCGGCGGCAAGGCGGCACGGCCGGAGGGTGCCGCTGAGGCGGCCAAGCAGAGCGTGCTGCGTTCCAGCCCGCGGGGCATGTTTCGtaggctgcagagctgctacTGCTGTGACGAGAGGACAGAGGGCGAGGAGGCGGCCGAAAAGCCCCGGCGGCATGAATGTCACAAGGCCGAGTCCCCGCCGCAGGAGCCGGCGGGCGACACGCAGGAGCACTGGCTGCACGAGGCCTGTGCCGTATGGACCGCTGGGGTTTTCCTGGTGGCGGGGAAGCTCTACGGGCTGCAGGAAGCCGTCAAGGCGGCTGCCGACCTG AAGTGCTCGAGCTGCCAGCAAGCGGGAGCCACCGTGGGCTGCTGCCAGAAGGGGTGTCCCCACACCTACCACTACGCGTGTGCCGTCGACACAG GTTGCTTATTAACCGAAGAGAGCTTCTCTCTGAAATGTCCCAAACATAAG AGGCAGCCGGTGTAG